From Daucus carota subsp. sativus chromosome 6, DH1 v3.0, whole genome shotgun sequence:
AAATATAATCTAAATATATCAATGCcatctaaatatattaatgtcaCAGCTATAGTTATACGATAAGTAAAGTGAAGATAACTTAAGACGAAGCGAATTACTTAAAAGTAGCTTACACGACTCAAAGATCTTACACACTATGTCAACATTAAAAACAAATGCAAACCACATCACTAACCCGATACAAAAATCCATCACGCTAATCGGGTCACAACCCGCCACGACTCCAACACATCACACATCTTTTCAAACCGACCCGAATTCAACCCGCCCGACCCATCAAGCACCCGGAGCCGCATCCTTAACTTTGCTATGCAAATACCCACCATACTCTCTAGCATAGTCCTTGACATGACTCGCTGTATCCACGATCCGACTCCTCGCGTAGtcgacccgatccgacccgaccGGATGCATGCCACTAGAGTACCTATAAATCCACGACGCCGCGGCAAACGACCCGAGTCCGAACCCGCAAACGGATAAAATCCCGGAAATGGCGAGGAATAAAACGGCCCCCACTGGGACCCATATGGGACTCGAGATTAAAATCAGGGGTGTAAAGAAGATTAAGCCTAGCACTGTAGCGGTTATAGTAAGGCCCGTGAGAAACAGCAAGATGGCTCCGGATATCACGAGTGTTAAGAAGCCTACGAGCTGGCTCGAGTTGGGTGCGTGCTCGTGGAGTCTACGGAGGAACTCGTTGCCTTGAGTTTGGCCGGAGCGGGGTGGTCTTTGAGCTACCATGACTGTGTTTCGGTCATCCATTTCtgcagagggagagagagattcggagagagatgggagagggggagagagagatgagagagagagagggggggtgggagagagatgggagagggggggagagagatgaATGAAGGGTTGTTTAGTGAAGtagaaagagagggagagatgcGTGGAGGTGGTGACACGTGTGAGGTGTGAGGGACATGCAGATGCACACGTGTGAGATGGGAGTTTGGACGGGTTCTTGTGGCAGGGATAAGATTGGGTGGGTTTAGGTGTATGATTAGATCATGTATTTTGTTTGATCATAATTTTATACAACTCGAAACTAAAATATTGTGGGAATGTTTTGTATTGTTTTTGCAGTTATTGTTGTGAAGGGAAAAGATGAGTGTGCTTGCAAATCGGGTCTTTAATTTGTAgtgattaatcaaaataattgaacttaatgaaatttaaatatattgttgttgtagtTATTATTGTGAAGGGAAAAGATGAAATACTGTTGTAAATAGGATCTTCTTTTGTAGcgactaatcaaaataattgaacttaatgaaatttaaattattaaaataaattaactgaAAAGATAGCTAACTAATTCTATCACACTaatttatctaaatatatattctatttaaatcaaaaaaattccaAATCAAAGCAATATGTTATTAATCAACAAATCTGTTGACGAATGGGAACTTTTAAATTTGTGATAAGGACTAATTACTTCACAAAATTTTGGATTCAATTCCGGTTCGTCTCTAAACTTGTTAAAACTAATTGAAAATTCGTAAAACatataattcaattaatcaaaaattatgaTCGTGCGCACATAATTAAGAGAGGCTAACATGTTTGAATTGAATTTtgtgaaatttaaatttgaatttaaactCAAAAACTTTATTTGTCAattatcttttactttttaCGATATTTCCTCTAATCTGATGATAGTTATCTTTTTCAACATATCTGTCACGatttaactaatataataatttttaacttgagTTAATGTTACAAATTACATAATTatacttataatttaaatatatagataaaaataaattaatatttgagagAGTTGTATCTCATAATGAAAGTAACAAATCCCTGAtcataatataaagaaaataagattggacAATGTAGAAGAATTTACATCCCAATCTTTTAAAGATTATTGTATGTCGTTGAGTTTAAAATGGAGCATTCTATTGCGAGACCATTACTTACGAGAACAAATTTACCAAATTCTGCATGGAGGCATGCGATTTGTACTAATGAACCTTCCATTAGTCGGCTTTACACATTGCCTCTAATTTAGTTTTCTATGAAAGGACTAAGCATACAGAGATCGACTGTCACTTAATTCGCCAGAAAATAAAGCAAGGCATCATAGTGACACATCATCTTTGTACCACGGAGCAGCCTGCAGATTTATTCACAAAGTCTTTGCCGTCTTACTAGATGAGGTATTCAATTTCCCCAAGAGTTCACATCGACGGGAAGGTTTGTCACCTCGATGTCGGCTCTTCGCCACCTGGGGCTATAGTATGTTCCAAGGGTTAGGCTGTTCGCCTATTAAAGCGGTACGTGAGCTGGGTTCAGAATGTCGTGAGACAGTTCAGTCCGCCCCCTTTCTTGAAAAAATTCACACGCGGCCACTTGCACCGCTTTCTTACCAATTAGAAGGAATAAAAAGGGAGCCGCTTAGGCGCGCAACACTAAGTAATCCAAGCCAACCCACATTACTGACTAACGTCAAAGAATTAACAAAAAACTATTCTATTGTTTCCAGATATAATAATTGGTTAAATTCGAAGCAAGTATCCTCCTTTCGACGAAGGTTTGACGAACTCAAGACCTGGAGTCAAATTGAGGCTATGATGCTCATACTCAGAAGAAGAATGTTCTGAAAAGCTCCAATGACAGTTGTGAAACAAATGGCACATAACAAACAAAGCAGGGGTAGTTAGTTAGGAATTCAGTTACAGTCcagttgtgtgtgtgtgtatatatatatatatatatatgtgcaagTCTCTCTGTAACTCAGAAGATGAATTAGTAAATACATTTAACTTGTGTAGAGAAATAGTGTACAtatctttttttagttttaatggAAGTTTACATCAAGATGCAACCTGAGTTTACATTACTAACACTATGATTTACTCTTTTTTGTTTGTCATCAAAATTGTTGAGTTAACATGCTCTCGAATTAATGATGGACTCTTTGTTTTTCCGGTTTTATAATTGTTGTCACAATTGAAATTTTTGGCTTCCCTCGCAAAAACATTTGCTCTCCATTCCATTTATATATAGGTGTATATATCTAAAATGAGTCTGAATCCTCTGTCCCGTTGTTGTATCCCTCAATATGCCCCCCTTCTTCTATTGGTCAGTTCTCTACATTAGATGTGATCTTTAATTTCTCCAGTATTATTACTTTGATAGTTTCTCATCAAAGTTTGAAGTTTGTTAGtttctttcaaatttatataacatatatcttAGTCacaaatatattgatatatgaaagaaatttatcaataatttaggTGAAGCAACTAttactaaatattttgataaaaaaaaactatacatcgtgaagttaatattttatgcaaaagaaaatataaagttGACATTTAAAATGTAATAACATTAGAaaagtttgtctagtgtgtgccataAACACATGCTAAGTACTAAATTCTACGAATTTGGATGGCTTTAATTGGTGTGGTTTTTACAAATGCAAATGCAGGggatccatcattattaaagacgGTAGGCTAATcaaaaatttctaaatttataaattttagcaCTTGGTATGTACCCATGCGTACAGCATGAAAAACCGATattctaattatatattaataactaaaactaataaattttaaggAGAGAAATCATgtgagatataaaaaaaatactatcaATTAAACAAAGGGGACATATAAGGAGACAAAGGAAGGGGACAAAGGATCCGGATTAGTATTATATCTGTAGTTTTGTTGATTCTTGCTCTGccgtgtatatatatgtgccaTGTCTATATATGCCCGTGCCCACGAAAGCGCTTAATATGTTGTCTGAATCAAATACATACAATGATAGTTTTAGGCAGGGGATTAAAACACTGTGCATTGTCATTACTGACTTATCttctgcaattttttttaatgaacacAATTTAAATAGAGACAGCATGTTATGACGGCAAAGCCTTATATGATGACTAAAGATATTGCTAAAAGGGCCTCCTGGAAGACTCCTGATGCAATGAGACGCGACCTCTTAACccattcagattttttttataaaactgcATTGGCATTACTGTTTATTTTGTCAAGCACCTAGACAGAATAAGTCACATAATGGAGAAGCATAAGATAGTCCTAATAGTATCATATAAGATAGTCCATATAGTATCTTCATCTGAACTGCTGCTTGTGACAAAATCATTGCATGAGCACAGAATGACGCACTGCAGTTTATGCAGGTTTTTAAATTTCCCTTTATGTTTTTTGCTTCCTGCACAATTCAATTAAtgtgtaaaaatttaaaatgatcgTGTACCACGCTCATGCAATGGCCTTCAACTACTTCGCTTCATTTCAACTGCAAATTTCCAGCAAAATAAAAAGTTTTGAGtagagaaaaaaaatcaaacaaaataaccATACAGGCTGGCTAAATAGGCTGTCACTTGGATGGTTATGCTTTTTTTGTCGTAGGGTAAGCTTAGGTAGTGAATTTTTGATAGCCCTTGGTTCCTTGCGAATCAGTTAGAATATCGGTTCTTCATCATTTTAAACAATGCAGGATGGACTATGGGGTGTGGACAGATAATAGCAGAGGCATTTACAACAAATGGGATGGAGTTGCTCGCTCTACTACTCAGGTAATATAAGTCCTTTATAATGTTATCTGGAAGTTTGTGAAGAAGAAAACTTGtgcaaatgataaaaaaaacccAGATTTGTGATGCCTACATTTAATAGCttaaaaacagaaaattttGGCAGCCTAATCTTCTCAGTTCTCACCTTATGGCATTTAGTTTACATCAGTTGTTTCCTTACTCCAAAGTTAAGTTCTTAGGTGTTGACTGAACATTGCCGTAAGTGGTTTAATTGGATCATCATACTTAAATGATCAACATATATCTCAGTGCATAAACATGCCAAGCTCATGTAATCAAACTTGCGGGTAAAGGAAGTCATCATCTAGCCTTGCGCCCCATGATTCGAAACCTCTGCAAGTTTAAAATATACTTCTTGCTTTTAGGTGCAATGGTCATACAGATATACAGATTCAGTACTTGGCAGAACATACAAGAAGATAGCACTATGGAACAAAGCTGACGATCAAAATTGGAATATGAGGAACAGCTTTGTCAAATGTCTCCTACTGAGGTGTCTAATCCTTCATTTTGTGTCGAAAGATATTCCAGTTTACTGTGTTACATTGTGTTAATGCAGGTCTTTCTTCTATTGGAACATGTTGGTGCATTTAGACAATGTTGGATTCACATGACAATATACTTTGTCATTTAAATATTAACCTTCTgattagttttgtttttttagatttttaaacattaaacaGAGTACATCTTAAATAtacatatcaaaaaaattttaatcgCGTGGAACGCTTTTTCCTCTCTAGTAATTTAATAAACTAACTACCACGTCTATTTTCTTCTCATTTCCCCAACTCCGACCCGCTTCTGCTTAGTACCCCCTCGAAAATGGTCTCGATTACGGCGTTTATGAGGTCCACATTCTTTCTCGTAGTTTACCGTGAGAACATTGAGAATAATTTTTCGTattttaataaagaaattaCGGAACACTGTAatgcaaaaaaaattaacatacgTTGAACCAGACCTGTTTATATGGATTGAATATATTATCCTCAACATGTCATTATTGTGATGGAACATGGAACTGagaaagaattttaatttatcgaGGTTATCTATTTTTCGGGGGATTTTGGTTAGTAATTAATGGCTTGAACTACATTTCTACAAGATAAGAACTAGAATAGATTTGAAGTGCAAGGttctaacaaaataaaatttgtgaatTGAATCGGGGAAGTTTATAGTTTCAAAGATTTAAGTAGATTTGTTGGAAATGAGGAGAGAGTGGTGAATAGAGTTGTTGAATGCGAATAGAATAGAAACTCCTCTGAACAAGGTTGATATTCTAGAGATcgtgtttttgaattttaagaTATCCCAACCCCCCtcatttataaaaatgtaaGCTACATGTTATATGGTGTTAGAGGAGGCCCCTTTATAGATCTTATACTTTAACACTCCCCCTCATTCGAAATCCCATTATTTaggttgaagagtggatcacgggcgcccatctttggggcataacttgccttcgtgtccatcttaaattgtgagaatattgggggtggcagggGCTCGAACTCGAGACCTCCTGccaaacctggctctgataccatgtagagaaccattccctctaaaaccttaaggtgttagaggaggcccctttatggatcttatactttaaCACATTGTTTCTCCAATATTTTATGCAATTTTTTCAAGTTGTTTACTCTGTTGATTCTCCCTCTCCTCCCTTGTATATAAAGCCCTATTTTCGTGAGCTTTCTCTTACAAATCTCACCAATCTCCTCTATAAATTCTGCTAtgataagagcatctccgagGGTATAAACTTGTTAGCTATATCATCCACTTGACATCAATGTGTCATCTAGTTGGCATATTTAGAGATCATGTAAAATTTGAAACACTCCAACCATTCAccctttagcaaaaaaaatatagaaaatcataattgatgaactatatttgttgaattaatgtactttttatgtgtaatttttCCTAATCACAATTATACATAACCCCCTTTGAGCACATGTCTTCATCGTTAGCAAAAATTTTACATTATGAGGATAGCTAACAATTTTACAAATCTCTTtaggagatgctctaacagaGGATTAAGTTTTCACACCATACGATCCTTAACTATGATTTGTTCTTCTCGCAGAAGAAATCTTTGATAAATGTTAATGAACGTATGAAACTGTAATTCGTCAAGTTATTTGAAAAGTGAATCCACCGTTTCCACAGAGCTAACTGAATGTTTTGCAGGCAAGCTCCTGCTCCTTGGACTTGGAAGCACACCGCAAATGTCCAACGACTTGAAAAGGGCCAGCTATTTCTGAAACTTGGATTACTATTTAACAAatcaattaatcatataatcacTTTTCCTTCACTGCATGGTAAATAATGACTGTAGACCTCTTTTAACATATCACTGCCTTCGTCCCGAACACAAATTCAGATCCTTCCAATTGCTCACCAACTTTTAGAACACGGCTGGCTTGTACGATAAAGCTTGCTGAGTGTTATGATTATTGTGCCTTTTGGCCTTTGGGCATCAGTATTTATGGTTTCTTTCGATAAAAAGTTGATTTCTACTTttattgacccgtttgtgtaaaaagccagaagcacttataaaaagcggAGAATACTTGTTTTTGTTTTAGgatttctacttctttcccaaacagtttaattacttataagtcttaatttactttTCACCTTAATTAGTAAAATGGTGAACTAATCACATTTTTAGTCAGAAATGTTGTTCGCGTTTTGTTTAACCTTACTCAGTAAAATGGTGAACTAATCACATTTTTAATGTCTTTTATCCGTCTTTTCGTTTAGTGGTTGCAGATGAAGTTTCGAATTGAGAGGCCGACATAAGAACCAGGTTGGAACCTTTTGTCCATTtcttggtactccctccgtcccaaaaagcttttctcgtttgatatgtcgggactgttcataacatgagacaaatgactaatttacgtctaatttataatactaaatatagtcatgagtgatcttgttgggttcgtatttacgagtactttaatacagtgaaatttttatatttaatactaatataaaattaaagatattaatgatcaaaagtgtgtgttggcaaacgtgaaaaggagaaacaggaaaagtatttagggacggagggagtaccacaTTGTATGGTTTACTTTGACACGACTCGACTTAATTCTATTTGGTTGGTCATATAAATGGGAAAAACGTTGCGGCTGGGCTTGTTACAATCAATTTATTCCATATGTTTCACCAATGTAGTCAGCGTGAAGTCGTTTATACTTGAAGTATGGGATCTTTGGTCTCAATAAATATCTTGATTAATTATTCGTTTATTTGACTTGAATATAATCAGTTGATTTGAAATATGGGTAAAAATATTTGCGGCACCGAGCTCAGGCTCTGAGCTCAAGTCACAAAATCATGCTCCGAGCTCGGAATTTGCTCCCGCAGGTCACGTaagccagaaaaaaaatatgtaattataCAACCGATTGATTATGGTGCGTCTTTGATCGGAATTTGCCCGAAAACGAGACATGCTAATTGTATACTCCCCCGAGTTGTATACACAGGGGAGGGGCACgcactttttttttgctaaataagggCACGCACTTTAGTGCTTCTCCAAAATACatttctataacttatttttgatttttttttatttagagaaagaaaattttaaaaataaattataggacTATATTTTATCGAATCATTAAAGTGCGTCCAAATAATGAACGTATAGAATCcatagagacggagggagtattttttatataaatatatagtccGGAAATTTCTTTATCGGCCACGTGTGACACAGTAATATGTGAGCAACctgtttttgaaaattacaGGAACAGGTGTCGAAAATGATTCAGCATCAACCTTACAGCAGCCTAGTCTTGAAAATTCTGCACTGCATGTAGGGATGAAGTTGAGTGATTCTCATGCAATCGTACATTTTAGAATTTATGCACGTTATTCTTTACTTGTGGACAATAAATCATCCCCTGTTGTGCTATATATAGAATTTCATGTCCATGCATAACTCATCCACACTCACCACTTGCTTGAGCTGAAATGGATGTGCAATCTGTAATTGCTGTCCTCTGTTTTCTTATCATAGTTTTCCACTTTTTATCAGAGAGAGCTGTTAAGGCTTCTCGAAAGTTGCCTCCAGGACCGCAAAAACTTCCTATAATTGGCAACATTCACCAGCTAGCTGGTGAAGTGCAGCATCGTGTGATAACAGAGTTGTCGAAGAAATATGGCCCGATTATGCACTTGCAGCTTGCTGAGATCCCGGTCCTTGTGGTGTCATCGTCGTCGATAGCTAAAGAAGTCATGAAGACTCATGATCTCGCGTTTTCAAACCGTTCACAGCTTCAAGTGAGCAAGATTATGCTGGAGGGGTGTAAAGATGTGGTGTTCAATGAGTATGATGACTATTGGAGGCAAATGAGGAAGATTTGTACTGTTGAGCTTCTCACTGCAAGTAAAGTTAATTCATTTCAATCGATTCGTGAGGATGAAGGGTGGAAACTTGTGGAATCTATCAAGAGTTCTTTGGATTCTCCGGTGAATCTTACTCATAAGTTTGGTGCATTGGCTAATGCTATCACATGTCGTGCAGCTATCGGGCAAAGAAGTAAGTATCAAGATGAGTTGGTTCATTTAATTGACACCATGACTGCTCTGGGGAATGGATTTGATATTGCTGATTTGTTCCCTTCTTATGGGTTTCTTCATAATGTCAGTGGAATTAAATCTAAATTGTTGAAGATCCGGACTCAGATGCATGAGATCTTTCACAACATTATTAAGGAGCATGAAGAAAAACGGGCCAGCgcaaaattagatgagaatggTCGCGTAGTTGGAGAGGAAGATTTAGTCGATGTTCTTTTGCGAGTTCAAGAAAAAGGTGGCCTTCAGTTTCCTATCTCCTCTAAGAACATTCAAGGCATCATTTCTGTAAGTTTCTGCAGATCATATCTTTCGTCTGTGTACTTGCTGGCTAGTTAAGTCTTTCGTATCAGTTCCTTCTTCGTATATGATTTGCAGGACATGCTGACAGCTGGAACTGACACGGCTGCTGTAGTACTTGATTGGGCCATGTCTGAACTGATAAGAAATCCGAAAGTCATGGAGAAGGCACAAGCTGAAGTTAGGAAGGCCTTCAAAGGGAAAACAAAAATACGAGAAGCTGATCTCCAGGAATTAACTTATTTAAAGCTCGTAATCAAAGAAACTCTGAGGCTGCATCCACCAGCACCTCTTTTACTTCCTAGAGAATGCCGAGAACAATGTGAAGTCGAAGGATACACTATTCCTGTGAGGACCAAGCTTATGGTAAACGCATGGGCAATACACAGAGATCCTGCATACTGGCCAAACGCAGAAAGTTTTGAACCGGAAAGATTCATGAACAAATCTATTGATTACAATGGCACAAATCCTAACTTCATTCCATTCGGAGGAGGAAGGCGATCATGCCCTGGAATTGCATTTGGCATAGCTACAATGGAGTTACCTCTTGCTTTACTATTGTATCATTTTAACTGGCAACTGCCAAATGGATCAAAGCCGGAAGATTTGGACATGAATGAAGTCTTGGGAGCTACCCTAAAAAGAAAAACTAGCTTACTTTTAAGTGCAACTTCTTGTACTCCATCTTAAAAGGATGAAGCTAAGCATTAGTAA
This genomic window contains:
- the LOC108226704 gene encoding oleosin G, with the protein product MDDRNTVMVAQRPPRSGQTQGNEFLRRLHEHAPNSSQLVGFLTLVISGAILLFLTGLTITATVLGLIFFTPLILISSPIWVPVGAVLFLAISGILSVCGFGLGSFAAASWIYRYSSGMHPVGSDRVDYARSRIVDTASHVKDYAREYGGYLHSKVKDAAPGA
- the LOC108226676 gene encoding cytochrome P450 CYP71D313, whose amino-acid sequence is MDVQSVIAVLCFLIIVFHFLSERAVKASRKLPPGPQKLPIIGNIHQLAGEVQHRVITELSKKYGPIMHLQLAEIPVLVVSSSSIAKEVMKTHDLAFSNRSQLQVSKIMLEGCKDVVFNEYDDYWRQMRKICTVELLTASKVNSFQSIREDEGWKLVESIKSSLDSPVNLTHKFGALANAITCRAAIGQRSKYQDELVHLIDTMTALGNGFDIADLFPSYGFLHNVSGIKSKLLKIRTQMHEIFHNIIKEHEEKRASAKLDENGRVVGEEDLVDVLLRVQEKGGLQFPISSKNIQGIISDMLTAGTDTAAVVLDWAMSELIRNPKVMEKAQAEVRKAFKGKTKIREADLQELTYLKLVIKETLRLHPPAPLLLPRECREQCEVEGYTIPVRTKLMVNAWAIHRDPAYWPNAESFEPERFMNKSIDYNGTNPNFIPFGGGRRSCPGIAFGIATMELPLALLLYHFNWQLPNGSKPEDLDMNEVLGATLKRKTSLLLSATSCTPS